From a single Stackebrandtia endophytica genomic region:
- a CDS encoding gluconokinase, which translates to MNDTAVIITGVSGSGKTTIGKGLAERLGWPYADADDFHPPHNVHKLTHGHPLTDEDRQPWLTAMGDWLDARHAADESVVLSCSGLKRRYRDQLHDGRPQVHIVHLHGTVDLIAERLRHRHGHFMKAHMLEGQFSDLEDPQADEDILTVNVDQTPEAIVSEIVSGLKLAESA; encoded by the coding sequence GTGAACGACACGGCCGTCATCATCACCGGCGTATCCGGCAGCGGGAAGACCACGATCGGCAAAGGACTCGCCGAACGACTGGGTTGGCCCTATGCCGACGCCGACGACTTCCATCCACCCCACAACGTTCACAAGCTGACGCACGGGCATCCGCTCACCGACGAGGACCGACAACCCTGGCTGACTGCGATGGGTGACTGGCTGGACGCACGGCACGCGGCCGACGAATCGGTGGTGCTGAGCTGCTCCGGCCTCAAGCGTCGGTATCGCGACCAACTGCACGACGGTCGGCCACAGGTGCACATCGTCCACCTCCACGGCACTGTGGACCTGATAGCCGAACGGCTCAGACATCGGCACGGCCACTTCATGAAGGCGCACATGCTGGAGGGGCAGTTCAGCGATCTGGAGGATCCACAGGCCGATGAGGACATTCTCACCGTCAATGTGGACCAGACCCCCGAGGCCATCGTCTCCGAAATCGTGAGCGGACTGAAACTGGCTGAATCGGCGTAA
- a CDS encoding SsgA family sporulation/cell division regulator, translating to MATTRPATVEVDTTMRFVAPDFTTINVRASMRYDQGDPYAVHVVFHPSNLDAEQVSWSFARELLATGLVEPSGIGDVRVWPWSTPRGDAIALALSSPDGNALFEISRSLVARFLRRSYTLVPKGKEPESLNVDSAVARLLAEH from the coding sequence ATGGCGACTACACGTCCGGCAACGGTGGAAGTAGACACCACGATGCGGTTCGTTGCGCCCGATTTCACGACCATCAACGTGCGCGCCAGTATGCGCTACGACCAGGGCGACCCTTATGCGGTCCACGTCGTTTTCCATCCGAGCAACCTCGACGCGGAGCAGGTCAGCTGGTCGTTCGCCCGCGAACTACTGGCCACCGGACTCGTCGAGCCTTCGGGCATCGGCGACGTCCGGGTGTGGCCGTGGTCGACCCCGCGAGGGGACGCCATCGCGCTGGCACTGTCCTCACCGGACGGGAACGCACTGTTCGAGATCTCCCGCAGTCTGGTCGCCAGGTTTCTCAGACGCAGTTACACCCTGGTGCCCAAGGGGAAGGAACCGGAAAGCCTCAACGTCGACTCGGCGGTGGCCAGGCTACTGGCCGAACACTAG
- the hutH gene encoding histidine ammonia-lyase: protein MRDLHLTGDGFSIEDVADVANRRARVVVGDELAERMAPARGVVTEAVRRKDVVYGVTTGFGALADTTIGADDLAKLQVGILRSHAAAVGEPLPDEVVRALLLLRARTLSAGYSGVRIELPAMLLALLERDLLPVIPSKGSVGASGDLAQLAHLALPLIGEGRLRAPGDGPQGRPTAEVLAEHGLTPLELEPKEGLSLINGTEPMQAVLALAIVAAEDLCRVADVACAISVEALFGTDRAYDDRVQRIRPHPGQLTSAANLRQLLSGSPLLASHRYSDHAVQDSYSLRCAPQVHGSARDLIAHCRRVLTIELSSIVDNPVVVRGEDGDGFEVMSTGNFHGQPIAFAADALAMAVAELASISERRIYRMLDPATSRGLPPFLAPDAGTNSGFMLAQYTAASLVSENKVLCHPASVDSIPTSGNQEDHVSMGWHSVRKAHEVIENAATILAIELLCGAQGLDLREQVAAPAKATEAVRRRIRSDVEPMMIDRELAPQIDAVRAMLSDVIVAAGVVD from the coding sequence ATGCGTGATCTTCACCTGACCGGAGACGGCTTCAGCATCGAGGACGTCGCCGACGTGGCCAACCGTCGGGCCAGGGTCGTCGTCGGCGATGAGCTGGCCGAACGGATGGCACCGGCGCGCGGCGTCGTGACCGAGGCGGTTCGTCGCAAGGACGTCGTCTACGGCGTGACGACCGGTTTCGGTGCCCTCGCCGACACCACCATCGGTGCCGATGATCTGGCGAAGCTCCAGGTCGGCATTCTGCGCAGCCACGCCGCCGCGGTGGGGGAGCCGCTGCCCGACGAGGTCGTGCGCGCGTTGCTGTTGTTGCGGGCGAGGACGTTGTCCGCGGGCTACTCGGGAGTCCGGATCGAACTGCCCGCCATGCTGCTGGCGCTGTTGGAACGCGACCTGCTCCCGGTGATCCCCTCGAAGGGGTCGGTGGGCGCCTCCGGTGACCTGGCCCAGCTGGCACACCTGGCGTTGCCGTTGATCGGCGAGGGACGGCTACGCGCCCCCGGAGACGGCCCCCAGGGCCGCCCCACCGCCGAGGTTCTGGCCGAACACGGCTTGACCCCGTTGGAGCTTGAGCCCAAGGAGGGCCTGTCCCTCATCAACGGCACCGAACCGATGCAGGCGGTGCTGGCGTTGGCCATCGTGGCCGCGGAGGACCTGTGCCGGGTGGCCGACGTCGCTTGCGCGATCAGTGTCGAGGCGCTGTTCGGGACCGACCGCGCCTATGACGACCGTGTGCAACGCATCCGCCCGCACCCCGGTCAGCTGACCTCGGCGGCCAACCTCCGTCAGCTGCTGTCGGGGAGCCCGCTGCTGGCCAGCCACCGCTACTCCGACCACGCCGTCCAGGACTCCTACTCGCTGCGGTGCGCGCCGCAGGTCCACGGTTCGGCCCGCGACTTGATCGCGCACTGCCGACGGGTTCTGACCATCGAGCTGAGTTCGATCGTCGACAACCCCGTCGTGGTGCGCGGCGAGGACGGCGATGGCTTCGAGGTCATGAGCACCGGAAACTTCCACGGGCAGCCGATCGCCTTCGCCGCCGACGCGTTGGCGATGGCGGTGGCCGAGTTGGCCAGCATCTCCGAGCGTCGGATCTACCGGATGCTCGACCCGGCCACCTCGCGTGGGCTTCCGCCGTTCCTGGCCCCCGATGCCGGCACCAACTCCGGCTTCATGCTCGCCCAGTACACCGCGGCGAGTCTGGTCAGCGAGAACAAGGTGCTGTGCCATCCGGCCAGTGTGGACTCCATTCCGACTTCGGGCAACCAGGAAGACCACGTGTCGATGGGTTGGCATTCGGTGCGTAAGGCCCATGAGGTCATCGAGAACGCGGCCACGATTCTGGCGATCGAGTTGCTGTGCGGGGCGCAGGGCCTAGACCTGCGGGAACAGGTCGCGGCGCCCGCGAAGGCCACCGAGGCGGTGCGGCGCCGGATCCGCTCCGACGTCGAGCCCATGATGATCGACCGCGAGTTGGCCCCCCAGATCGACGCGGTTCGCGCGATGTTGTCCGACGTGATCGTCGCCGCCGGTGTGGTCGACTGA
- a CDS encoding nucleotidyltransferase domain-containing protein has translation MFTPTELVTDHAVLSVVIGPRAYGLGTYETDSDRHTVYAAPTSAWWGFDKPPAQVDGPEPGRLSWELERFLQLALANDPLVLECLWSPIVESHDTIGAELIRLRSRFISRSAYRMFLRYANAQFDRLSTPRSARDWDSAMHMLRVLLSLRHLLSTGEPLMDFAAYRSQLLLVHRGEADWGSVRAWRDQIAQKVESAYSTTRLPLRGDRTAAERFLIEVRRIRL, from the coding sequence GTGTTCACCCCCACCGAACTCGTCACCGATCACGCCGTCCTCTCCGTGGTGATCGGGCCGCGGGCCTACGGGCTCGGCACCTACGAGACCGACTCCGACCGCCACACCGTCTACGCCGCTCCGACGAGCGCGTGGTGGGGGTTCGACAAGCCTCCGGCCCAGGTCGACGGCCCCGAGCCCGGCCGGCTGTCCTGGGAACTGGAACGGTTCCTTCAGCTTGCGCTGGCCAACGACCCGCTCGTCCTGGAGTGCCTGTGGTCTCCCATCGTGGAGTCCCACGACACTATCGGCGCAGAACTGATCCGACTGCGATCGCGGTTCATCTCCCGGTCCGCCTACCGGATGTTCCTGCGATACGCCAACGCCCAGTTCGATCGGCTCTCCACCCCTCGTTCGGCCAGGGACTGGGACAGCGCGATGCACATGCTTCGCGTCCTGTTGAGCCTGCGCCACCTATTGTCGACCGGTGAACCCCTCATGGATTTCGCGGCCTACCGAAGCCAGTTGCTGCTGGTGCACCGCGGCGAGGCCGACTGGGGTAGCGTGCGGGCCTGGCGCGACCAGATCGCGCAGAAGGTCGAGAGCGCCTACTCCACGACCCGGCTACCGTTGAGAGGCGACCGCACCGCCGCCGAACGATTCCTCATCGAGGTACGTCGAATTCGGCTGTAG